A window of Trichoderma atroviride chromosome 3, complete sequence contains these coding sequences:
- a CDS encoding uncharacterized protein (EggNog:ENOG41), translating into MLVRVTSGIFIRNINTAYSTSTRGAMASSAVLPHNEITKEQFASHLSQYPALLEAISESKGAKDGQKTLSELDHFRYVDAVETFDLKNPKREMELEDIKTLVEWKLRHGKFRPKLLSLVSSNPPATVSQTLDFARNFYTNSNDARGTVRTLAKLKGIGPATASLLLSVHDAQNAIFFSDEAFYWLCCGGKKASIKYNIDEYAALNDEAQALVKRLDVSATDIEKVAYVLMKGQGLAKDAKPDTNKANAPAKASNPAASEPKKRKTTSNNESVKTETKAEEKALTEENPSVRRSKRLRK; encoded by the exons ATGCTCGTAAGAGTCACCAGTGGAATCTTCATCAGAAACATCAACACTGCTTATTCCACGTCAACCAGAGGAGCAATGGCCTCTTCAGCCGTACTGCCCCACAATGAAATCACAAAAGAGCAGTTCGCGTCTCATCTAAGCCAATACCCAGCCCTTCTTGAAGCTATATCAGAGTCCAAAGGCG CCAAGGACGGTCAAAAGACGCTCTCTGAGCTGGATCACTTTCGCTATGTGGATGCCGTAGAGACCTTTGACCTGAAGAATCCAAAACGAGAAATGGAGCTTGAAGATATCAAGACGTTGGTAGAATGGAAGCT ACGACACGGCAAATTCCGCCCCAAGCTCCTCTCCCTCGTCTCCTCCAACCCCCCCGCCACAGTCTCCCAAACCCTCGACTTCGCGCGCAACTTCTACACCAACTCAAACGACGCCAGAGGCACCGTCCGGACcctcgccaagctcaagggcatcgGCCCCGCCACGGCCTCCCTCCTGCTCTCCGTGCACGATGCCCAAaacgccatcttcttctccgacgAGGCCTTTTACTGGCTGTGCTGTGGCGGCAAAAAGGCAAGCATCAAGTATAACATCGACGAGTATGCGGCCCTGAATGATGAGGCGCAGGCTTTGGTCAAGAGGCTTGATGTGTCTGCCACGGACATTGAAAAAGTGGCGTATGTTTTGATGAAAGGGCAGGGCTTGGCCAAAGATGCAAAGCCAGATACTAATAAGGCCAATGCGCCTGCCAAAGCATCAAATCCGGCCGCTTCAGAGCCTAAAAAGCGAAAAACAACTTCAAATAATGAAAGTGTGAAAACGGAGACAAAGGCAGAGGAAAAGGCGCTGACCGAGGAAAATCCATCTGTGAGACGGTCGAAGAGGCTCAGAAAATGA
- a CDS encoding uncharacterized protein (TransMembrane:3 (o6-28i49-70o109-131i)~BUSCO:EOG092D47ZH), whose amino-acid sequence MTLYYSLVFALLMGEMGLFMLLLVPLPFKIKRKIFTFISESPLVAKMQYWMKITFVFILILFVDSVNRVYKVQVELMAAHEQSAKGNAAAIMGSERLEVQARKFYSQRNMYLCGFTLFLSLILNRTYVMILEVMRLEDKVKMYEGTNKNTKESEKLAVAGKPGELAALREKLEKKDQDLQNLKKQAEQLNKAYSDLSDKYAATQIDGENQKSR is encoded by the exons ATGACGCTCTACTACAGTCTT GTGTTTGCGCTCCTCATGGGCGAGATGGGCTTGTTTATGCTGCTTCTTGTGCCGCTGCCATTCAAGATCAAGCGCAAGATCTTTAC CTTCATCTCCGAGAGCCCGCTCGTGGCCAAAATGCAGTATTGGATGAAAATCACCTTTGTCTTCATCCTGATATTGTTCGTCGACAGCGTCAACCGAGTTTACAAGGTCCAGGTCGAGCTTATGGCTGCGCATGAACAGAGTGCCAAGGGAAA tgccgccgccatcatgggATCCGAACGTCTCGAAGTCCAGGCCCGCAAGTTTTACTCCCAGCGCAACATGTACCTCTGCGGCTTTACGCTATTCCTGTCATTGATTCTTAACCGCACCTACGTCATGATCCTTGAGGTGATGCGCCTGGAGGACAAGGTGAAGATGTACGAGGGAACCAACAAGAACACCAAGGAGAGCGAGAAGTTGGCCGTTGCCGGAAAGCCTGGCGAGCTAGCTGCTCTCAGggagaagctcgagaagaaggaccAGGACCTCCAGAACTTGAAAAAGCAGGCTGAGCAGCTGAACAAGGCTTACAGTGATCTCAGTGATAAGTACGCCGCCACTCAGATTGATGGCGAGAACCAAAAGTCGAGATAA